The segment GCCGGTCACCTCCTGCATGAGGTCGAGCACGTCGCGCGCGTCGTCGCGCCGACGCTCGTCGACCGCGCGGTCGATGACCTCCTCGACGGAGGTGTCGTTCGGCTGGGTCTTGCGGTCGCTCATGCCGACATCATCGACCCCCGCCGCCCCCCTCGGTAGTCCAGTGGCACCGGGCGTACGCCGCTCAGGACCCGAGCGCGAGGCGTACGGCGATCGCCAGCATCACCAGGCCGACCAGCACGTCGAGCACCTGCCAGGCGCGGGGGCTGGCCAGGCGCGGGGCGGCCAGCCGCGCGCCGTACCCGAGGCCGGCGAACCACGCGATGCTCGCCACGCACGCGCCGAGCGCGAACCACCAGCGCCCGGGCGTGCCGTGGGTCCCGGCGATCGACCCGAGCAGGAGCACGGTGTCGAGGTAGACGTGCGGGTTGAGCCAGGTGAGGGCGACCGCGCGACCCACCACCCCGCGCCGCGCCTCGACCACGCCGTCGCCCGCGTCGAGGACCTGCGGGCGTCGTGCGCGCAGCAGCGAGGCCACGCCGTAGACGGTGAGGAAGACGACGCCGAGCCAGCGGACCACCTCGACCGCCCAGGGCGCGCGGTCGACCAGGACGCCGATGCCGGCGACGCCCGCGACGATCAGCACGACGTCGGACAGCGCACAGATCGCGACGACCAGCCCGACGTGGCTGCGCCGCAGTCCCTGCCGGAGCACGAACGCGTTCTGCGCGCCGATCGCCACGATGAGGGACAGGCCGGTCAGCAGCCCCGCGACGACGTCTCCCACGCGGGACAACCTAGGGCCACTGGTCCAGACCCCGGGCGACCCCTGACAGATGTCAGGGTCGTCTGCGGGTGTTATCCCATGGCAGCACGTCGGAGGCCCCTGCCAGACTTCCCCCATGACTGAGCAGCCCACGGGAGGGGCGCCGCAGGGCGTCGCGGCAAGCGCACTGGACCTGGTGAAGGTCTACGGCACGGAGGAGGCGGAGGTCCGGGCCCTCGACGGGGTGACCGTGGACCTGATGAAGGGGGAGTTCACCGCCATCATGGGTCCCTCGGGATCCGGCAAGTCCACGCTGATGCACTGCCTGGCGGCGCTGGACACGCCGACCTCGGGCGAGGCCGTCGTCGACGGCACCGCGCTGGGCAAGCTCAAGGACAAGGCGCTGACCAACCTGCGCCGCGACCGCATCGGCTTCGTCTTCCAGGCGTTCAACCTCGTGCCGACCCTGACGGCGAAGGAGAACATCCTCCTGCCGCTCGACCTGGCCGGGAAGAAGGCCGACCAGCAGTGGTTCGACCAGGTCATCGACGCCGTCGGCCTGCGCCCCCGCCTGAGCCACCGGCCCAGCGAGATGTCGGGCGGGCAGCAGCAGCGGGTGGCCTGCGCCCGGGCGCTCGTGAGCCGCCCCTCGATCGTCTTCGCCGACGAGCCCACCGGCAACCTCGACTCGACCAGCTCGGCCGAGGTGCTGGGCTTCCTGCGCCGCAGCGTCGACGAGTTCGGCCAGACGGTCGTCATGGTCACGCACGACCCCGTCGCGGCGTCCTACAGCGACCGGGTCCTCTTCCTCGCCGACGGCAAGGTCGTCGACGAGCTGCGCAACCCCGACCGCGACGCGATCCTCGAGCGGATGGGCGCCCTGTCCGCCGCCGCCGCGCGCAAGGCGGGCTGAGCGGTGTTCCGACTCACCTGGCGCAACCTGGTGGCCCGCAAGGTCCGCCTGGTCATGAGCACGCTGGCCATCGTGCTCGGCATCGGCTTCCTCGCCGGTGTCCTGACCTTCAGCCACGGCCTGGGCGCGACCTTCGACAACATCATCGAGGGGTCCACCTCCGACGCGACCGTGCGCACCGAGGGCGAGGTGTCGTTCCAGGCCTCCGGTGCCGGCACGACCAAGCTGGTGGAGCCGGCGGTCGTCGAGCGGCTGGGTGAGCTGCCCGAGGTGGCCGCGGCCGACGGATCGGTCGACGGCGTGGGCGCCTACCTCCTCGGCGAGGACGGCAAGCTCGTCGGCGGCACCGGCGCACCCACCCTGGTGTTCAACTACTACGACAGCGTCAACGCCGCAGGCGACCCGATCCTGATCCTGGAGTCGGGCGAGTGGCCCGACGCGCCCGGTCAGATCAACCTCGACGCCTCGTCCGCCGAGCGCGGCGGCTACGAGCTGGGCGACGAGGTCACCCTCCTGCTGCCGACCGGCGAGCTGCGCCAGACGTTCGAGCTCGTCGGCACCTCCAACTTCAACGGCGGCGGCACCGCCGGCGCCACCCTCGCGCTCCTCGAGACCAGCCAGGCGCAGGACGTCTTCCTCGACGGCCAGGACGCCTTCACGACCGTCACCCTGACGGCCGCGGAGGGCGTGAGCCAGAGGGAGCTCGCCGACGCCGCCAAGACCGTCCTGCCCGACGGCTTCACCGCCGTCACCGGCCAGGAGGTGATCGACGAGTCCGACGAGCAGATCGGTCAGTTCCTCGACGTCATCGGCTACTTCCTGATCGCCTTCGCGGTGATCGCGATCGTCGTCGGCGCCTTCATCATCTTCAACACCTTCTCCATCCTGGTCTCGCAGCGCGTTCGCGAGTCGGCCCTGCTGCGCGCGCTCGGCGCCAGCCGTCGCCAGGTGACCCGGTCCGTCCTCATCGAGGCGTTCCTGATGGCGCTGCTGGGCTCGACCCTCGGGCTCCTGGTCGGGCTCGGCCTGTCCCGCGGCCTCGCCGCCGTCTTCCGCTCACAGGGGCTCGACATCGCCGGCGAGGTGCTGGTGCTGACGCCCGCGACGGTCATCGCCGCCTACGTCGTCGGCATCTCCGTCACCATGGTCGCTGCCTTCGTGCCGGCCCGACGCGCCGCCAAGGTGCCGCCGGTCGCCGCCCTGCGCGACGACCTGACGGTGCAGGAGAAGGCGCTCGGCCGGCGCCGGCTGGTGCTCGGCACGATCGCCCTGCTCGTCGGCGCGGCGCTCATGGCCGCCGGCCTGGTCGGCGCCCCCGGTGCCGACGCGGCGTGGATCGGCGCGGGCGCGGTGATCTGGGTGATCACCGTCGCCGTCATGGCACCGATCCTCGGGCGGCCGGTCCTGCTCGCCTGCCGGGCGGTGTTCGGCAAGCTGTTCGGCACCACGGGCAAGCTCGCCGGCGAGAACGCGCTTCGCAACCCGCGACGTACGGGTGCCACCGCGTCGGCGCTGATGATCGGCCTGGCCGTGGTCTCGGCCGTCGGCGTGCTCGCCTCGTCGCTCAGCGCCACCAACGACGAGCTGGTCGACCGCGAGTTCCGCAGCGACTTCCTGGTCCAGTCCCCGAGCTTCCAGGGCTTCCCCACCAAGGTGGGCGACGAGATGGCCGAGGTCGACGGCGTCGGAACGGTGTCGCGGATGCAGGGCTCGGTCGCGCTGGTGAAGAAGGACCAGAGCTTCGTGATGGGTGTCGACGACGCGTTCGGCGACATCTACGAGCTCGACATGCGCCGCGGCACGCAGCAGATGAGCGGCGACCAGGTCATCCTCAACGAGTCGACGGCCGGCGACCTGGACGCCGACGTCGGTACGACGCTGCCGCTGGCGTTCCCCGGTGGGCAGACCGTCGACCTCGAGGTCGTCGGCATCTTCGAGGACACCCCGATCACCCAGGGCGTCACGTTGCCGATCAAGGTCCTGGAGGATGCCGGCCTGCGCCGCAACGACAGCATGCTCAGCATCAACGTCGCCGAGGGTGCCGATGTCGACGAGGTGCACGACGCGCTCGACGCGGTCGTGGAGGACCTGCCGATCGTGACGGTGCAGGACAAGGAGGGCTTCGCCGACCTGATCAAGCAGCAGGTCAACCAGCTGCTCTTCATGATCTACGGCCTGCTGGCGCTGGCGGTGATCATCGCGGTCATCGGCATCGTCAACACCCTCGGCCTCAGCGTGATCGAGCGGACCCGCGAGGTGGGCCTGCTCCGGGCGGTCGGGCTCTCGCGTCGACGGCTGCGCCGGATGATCACCCTGGAGTCGATCGCCATCGCGGTGCTGGGCGCGGTCCTCGGCCTGGCGGTCGGACTCCTCATCGGGATCGCACTGCGGCAGTCGCTGTCGGAGGACCTCACCGTGCTCTCGCTGCCGCTCGTCTCGCTCCTGGTCTTCCTGGTCATCGCCGTCGTGTTCGGCGTGCTCGCCGCGATCGTCCCGGCCATCCGGGCGTCCCGGATGAAGGTGCTCGACGCGATCGCCACGGAGTAGCCGCTGCTCGTGAACCGGCTCACCCCTCCGGACCCCGGGTGCTGACACACCCGGGGAACGGTGGCACCGTGGAGCGGTGAGTGACCTGGCGCCGAGGAAGCGCGCGATGCAGCTGGCAGAGGCGTCGTCGTGATGCTCGCGTCGAAGCCGATCCACCGGCTCGTGGCGGGCGTCGACTGACGTGCTCGAGGCGCTCGGGTGGGGTGCGCTGGCCGCCAGCTCGCTGGTGGTCGGCGCCGTCCTCGCGCTCGTACGCACGTGGTCGGCGACCGTCGTCGGGCTGGTGCTCGGCTTCGGTGCCGGCGCGCTGATCGCCAGCGTCTCGTTCGAGCTGGCCGAGGAGGGCCTGCGGATCGGCAGCGGGTACGCCGTCGCGGCCGGGCTGGCGCTCGGCGGGGTGACCTACTTCATCGCCGACCGGCTGGTCGAGCGGTGGGGCGGACGCTCCGGCGGCTCGTCGGCCGGAGCGCCGCTGGCCGTGGGGGCGTTCCTCGACGGGATCCCGGAGCAGGCCGTGCTGGGCATCGGCATCGCGTCGGGGGAGGGCGTGAGCGCCGCGCTGGTGGTCGCGATCTTCGCCTCCAACCTGCCCGAGGCGATCGGCTCGGCAGCCGACATGCGGTCCGCCGGCCGGTCGCGGCGCTCGGTGATCGTGCTGTGGACGGCGGTCGCCGTCTGCTGCACCCTCGCGACCCTCGGCGGCACCGCACTCGCCGACACGGTCTCCAGCGACGCGCAGGCGTTCGTCGACGGGTTCGCCGCGGGGGCGCTGCTGACGATGCTGATCGACTCGATGGTGCCCGAGGCCAAGGAGAAGGCGAAGGACTGGGCGGGCCTCGCGACCGTCGCCGGCTTCGCGCTGGCCGCGGGGCTGTCGCTGCTCGGTGGGTGATCGCGGAGTCCCGATGTCATCCGGTGACCCCAGGACTCCGCGCCGGCGTCAGTAGCCGCCCTCGGGCGGGACCATCTCGCCGCGCACCCCGAGCAGCCGCACCGGCCGGTCGTCGGCCAGGGCGAGGTAGAGGTCGAAGGCCGTCCGCGCGATCACCTCGACGTCGTACGTCGCCTCGGGCAGCTTGCGGATGCGGGTGAAGGTGAAGAACGGCGCGAAGCGGATCTTGAGGTGCACCCGCTGCACCGCGCGCTCCTCCTTGCGCACGTCGTCGACGACTCGCGATGCGAGCTCGCGCAGCGCGGCGCGTACGTCGTCGGGGGTGAGCAGGTCGGCCTGGTAGGTCGTCTCGCGACCGTGGGCGCGCGCCACCCACGGGGTGTCATCGGGGCGGGAGCGGCCGCCGCCGCGGCCCAGCCGTCCGAGGTGAGGGCCGTTGGTCGGCCCGAACGCCGCGACCAGCGGCTCGTCGTCGGTGCCGGCGAGGTCGGCGACGGTGCGGATGCCGATCTGCTCGAGCCGACCGGAGATCTTCGAGCCGACGCCCCACAGCGCGGTCGTCGGCCGCGCGCCCATGACCTCCATCCAGTTGTCGCAGGTGAGCTCGAAGACGCCCTGCGGCTTGCCGAAGTCGGTCGCGATCTTGGCCCGGACCAACGTGTCGCCGATGCCGACCGAGCAGTGGAGGCCGGTCGCCTCGAGCACCGCCGCCTGCACCTGCCGGGCGGTGGCGACCGGGTCGTCGGTCTCCACACCCACGAACGCCTCGTCCCAGCCGAGCACCTCGACCACGGCCCCCGGCGTGGCGCGCAGCGTCTCCATCACCCGGACCGACGCCTCCTCGTAGACCGGGAAGTCCACCGGCAGGAACACCGCGTCGGGCGAGCGCCGCTTCGCCAGCTTGAGCGCCAGCCCGCTGCGGACGCCGTGCGCTCGCGCCTCGTAGGACGCCGTCGACACCACCGCCCGCTCGGTCGGGTCGCCCCGCCCGCCGACCACCACCGGCAGCCCGACGAGCTCCGGGCGGCGCAGCAGCTCGACGGCGACCAGGAACTGGTCCATGTCGACGTGGAGCACCCAGTGCTGCGGCATCCGACCATTCTGGCCCGGGGTTCCGACAGCGGCGCTGGCGTCGCCGCCTGGGGGTGGCGGCACCTTGCAGGAAACGGCGTCTCGGAGGTGCGATCTGCCGCCACCCCTGGGGAGGGGTGCGGCGGTACGCCGTCGGCGTACGGTCGAAGCCATGACGAGCGACGAGCAGGCCGGGCCCGATCCCTACGCCGAGCACCCCGAGGAGTCGGTCTTCCCCGGGGCGGGCGAGCGGGTCAGCGACGCCGACCGGCAGCGCGCGCTCGACGCCGAGCCCGCGGGCAACGCCACCGTCGGCGACACGGTGGACACGGACGACGTCGACTCCCGCGCGCACGATGCAGGCGCTGGCGCGGAGGAGTTCTCCGAGCAGGTCGACGGCGGCCACCGGGTCGACTGACCGGATGCTCGACGTTCACTCGTAGATGCTGCGAGCGAACTTCGAGCTGGCGCGCCGGGACGCCGGGCGCCGGCGTGACGAGGACAGGATCAGCAAGACGTGGATCAGCCCTTGAAGGTGATCGACCTCCGGGCGTCTCGGGCCTGCGCCACGACGTCGGCTGGCGCGTCGGTGTTGTGCCACTCGTCGATGACGACCACCGCGCCGTTGACGTCGATGACCCAGAAGTCGATGACGACGTCCGGATGCGGGAGCCCGGGCGGGGAGTAGGTGATGCCGCGCGTGCCGCCGGTGGCGTGTGCCACCCGGTAGTAGCCGGGGCAGTCGACCTCGATGCGCAGGCGGAGGTGGATGGCGGCGAGGCCCACCACCCTGGCCCGCTCGGGTGCCAGGAGGACGGTGCTGCGGGGCAGGTCGGCGAGCTGGGCGGCCAGCCCGGAGCGGGTCCTGGCCAGGGGGCCGAGCGTCGGGCCGGTCTCGCACCCGTTGCCCGACGCCAGGGACCTTGGCTGGTAGACCCCGAAGCCGGCGTACGTCGTCTCGCCCTGCTCCGACACGATCGGGAAGTCACCGTGCTCCCAGTGCGGTCCGCCGACCGTCACGTCGACCCCGATCGGCGCGCCTGCCGCGTCGTGGCCGACGAACATCCCGTAGGTGCCGGGCGCCAGCGTCGCGCGACCGTCCTCGGAGCGCGTCTCGAGGTCGGCCCGGGGGGAGGGGCTCGGGTTCGACGCGAGCTCCCCGTCGGCGCGAGGGTCGAGGGTGACGACGCCGAACGCCGTGGCGGCGAAGGCCACGACCGCGACAGCGGCGACCCCGGCTCGCCGGAGGGTACGCCGACGACGTCGGGCACGTCCGCGGTGGATCAGGCCCGTCACGTCGGGCGGCGGCGCGGTCCGCAGCTCGGCCTCCAGACCGAGGGTCGCCCGCAGCTCCTCGTCGAGGCTCATGTCCCCCTCGCTTCCTGGACGACGCCCGACGCCGCGAGCGCCCGGCGCAGCGCTGCCATGGCCGCCGAGGACTGCGACTTCACCGTGCCGGGCGCGCAGCCCATCGTCTGCGCGATCTGCGCCTCCGACATGTCCTCGTAGTAGCGGAGCACGATCACGGCACGCTGCCGCTCCGGGAGCGCGCAGACCAGCGGCCAGAGGAGGGACCGGTCGAGGGCACCGATCTCGCCGGAGTCGGCGCCGGTCTCGGGAAGTCGCTCCGTGGGGCGTTCCCGGTTCCAGGCGCGGCGTCGGCTGGACACCAGCGTGGTGGTGATGATCCGGCGCACGTAGGCCTCGGGATACTCCATCGTGCTGATCCGCCCCCAGCTCATGTAGGCCTTCTCCAAGGCCGTCTGCAACAGGTCCTCCGCGCCCGCGGGCGAGGCCGCCAACAGGTAGGCCAGGCGGTAGAGCGAGGTCCAGCAGGCGCCGACGAACTCGGCGAAGTCCTGGTCGAGGTCCCTGTCGAGGTCCACCGGTCACCCCCTCGCGCGTCGTGGGTATCAACCCCCTAACGCGATGGTCC is part of the Nocardioides cavernae genome and harbors:
- a CDS encoding SigE family RNA polymerase sigma factor → MDLDRDLDQDFAEFVGACWTSLYRLAYLLAASPAGAEDLLQTALEKAYMSWGRISTMEYPEAYVRRIITTTLVSSRRRAWNRERPTERLPETGADSGEIGALDRSLLWPLVCALPERQRAVIVLRYYEDMSEAQIAQTMGCAPGTVKSQSSAAMAALRRALAASGVVQEARGT
- a CDS encoding DNA polymerase IV; protein product: MPQHWVLHVDMDQFLVAVELLRRPELVGLPVVVGGRGDPTERAVVSTASYEARAHGVRSGLALKLAKRRSPDAVFLPVDFPVYEEASVRVMETLRATPGAVVEVLGWDEAFVGVETDDPVATARQVQAAVLEATGLHCSVGIGDTLVRAKIATDFGKPQGVFELTCDNWMEVMGARPTTALWGVGSKISGRLEQIGIRTVADLAGTDDEPLVAAFGPTNGPHLGRLGRGGGRSRPDDTPWVARAHGRETTYQADLLTPDDVRAALRELASRVVDDVRKEERAVQRVHLKIRFAPFFTFTRIRKLPEATYDVEVIARTAFDLYLALADDRPVRLLGVRGEMVPPEGGY
- a CDS encoding ABC transporter ATP-binding protein, whose product is MTEQPTGGAPQGVAASALDLVKVYGTEEAEVRALDGVTVDLMKGEFTAIMGPSGSGKSTLMHCLAALDTPTSGEAVVDGTALGKLKDKALTNLRRDRIGFVFQAFNLVPTLTAKENILLPLDLAGKKADQQWFDQVIDAVGLRPRLSHRPSEMSGGQQQRVACARALVSRPSIVFADEPTGNLDSTSSAEVLGFLRRSVDEFGQTVVMVTHDPVAASYSDRVLFLADGKVVDELRNPDRDAILERMGALSAAAARKAG
- a CDS encoding ABC transporter permease, encoding MFRLTWRNLVARKVRLVMSTLAIVLGIGFLAGVLTFSHGLGATFDNIIEGSTSDATVRTEGEVSFQASGAGTTKLVEPAVVERLGELPEVAAADGSVDGVGAYLLGEDGKLVGGTGAPTLVFNYYDSVNAAGDPILILESGEWPDAPGQINLDASSAERGGYELGDEVTLLLPTGELRQTFELVGTSNFNGGGTAGATLALLETSQAQDVFLDGQDAFTTVTLTAAEGVSQRELADAAKTVLPDGFTAVTGQEVIDESDEQIGQFLDVIGYFLIAFAVIAIVVGAFIIFNTFSILVSQRVRESALLRALGASRRQVTRSVLIEAFLMALLGSTLGLLVGLGLSRGLAAVFRSQGLDIAGEVLVLTPATVIAAYVVGISVTMVAAFVPARRAAKVPPVAALRDDLTVQEKALGRRRLVLGTIALLVGAALMAAGLVGAPGADAAWIGAGAVIWVITVAVMAPILGRPVLLACRAVFGKLFGTTGKLAGENALRNPRRTGATASALMIGLAVVSAVGVLASSLSATNDELVDREFRSDFLVQSPSFQGFPTKVGDEMAEVDGVGTVSRMQGSVALVKKDQSFVMGVDDAFGDIYELDMRRGTQQMSGDQVILNESTAGDLDADVGTTLPLAFPGGQTVDLEVVGIFEDTPITQGVTLPIKVLEDAGLRRNDSMLSINVAEGADVDEVHDALDAVVEDLPIVTVQDKEGFADLIKQQVNQLLFMIYGLLALAVIIAVIGIVNTLGLSVIERTREVGLLRAVGLSRRRLRRMITLESIAIAVLGAVLGLAVGLLIGIALRQSLSEDLTVLSLPLVSLLVFLVIAVVFGVLAAIVPAIRASRMKVLDAIATE
- a CDS encoding LysE/ArgO family amino acid transporter, with product MGDVVAGLLTGLSLIVAIGAQNAFVLRQGLRRSHVGLVVAICALSDVVLIVAGVAGIGVLVDRAPWAVEVVRWLGVVFLTVYGVASLLRARRPQVLDAGDGVVEARRGVVGRAVALTWLNPHVYLDTVLLLGSIAGTHGTPGRWWFALGACVASIAWFAGLGYGARLAAPRLASPRAWQVLDVLVGLVMLAIAVRLALGS
- a CDS encoding ZIP family metal transporter, with amino-acid sequence MLEALGWGALAASSLVVGAVLALVRTWSATVVGLVLGFGAGALIASVSFELAEEGLRIGSGYAVAAGLALGGVTYFIADRLVERWGGRSGGSSAGAPLAVGAFLDGIPEQAVLGIGIASGEGVSAALVVAIFASNLPEAIGSAADMRSAGRSRRSVIVLWTAVAVCCTLATLGGTALADTVSSDAQAFVDGFAAGALLTMLIDSMVPEAKEKAKDWAGLATVAGFALAAGLSLLGG